The Pelagovum sp. HNIBRBA483 sequence GCAGGCTGGTCCGGCACATGCATCAGGCCAAAGCCACACACCACCGCATCAAAGCAATGCCCGTCAAACGGCAGCGCCTGTGCATCAGCACGCACGAAGTTCACTCCATGCACCCGCTCGCGGGCAAATTCGATCATCTGTTCGGAAAAATCAGCCCCCGTCACATCGCAGCCCTTGGCCTGCAACGCCGCCGCAATGTCCGCCTGCCCGCAACACAGATCGAGCACTGCAACACCCTCGGGCACCTGCGCCGCCATCACCGGCACGACCTGCCGCGTCATCTCGGCAAACCGCGTCACATAGCCTTCCGATATCACCGGATCGGACCAGCCTTGCCGCTCCATTTCGGCAAATGCGTCAAAACCTGTCATCATGAATCCCCCTGACCTGCATCCTAACACATCAGGGGGATTTTCGAAAAATCAGGCCGCGTCCACGTCCCTTGGCGCAACCCGCGTTTCGAAATCGGCCGCGCTGTGACGTTCCCGCAGCTGGGTTTCTTCCGGCCCCCAGACCCTGTTGACCATCAGCCCCCGCTGCACGGCGGGGCGGGCGTCGATCTCCTTGGCCCAGCGCATCACATGCGTGTAGCTCGCCACATCCAGAAACTCCGCCGCATCATAGAGCCGCCCCAAAACAAGCTGCCCGTACCACGACCAGATCGCGATATCGGCAATCGAGTAGCTATCGCCTGCCATATAGCGATGATCCGCCAGATGCCGGTCCAGAACGTCCAGCTGGCGCTTCGCCTCCATCGTGAAGCGGTTGATCGCATATTCGAACTTCTCCGGCGCATAGGCATAGAAATGCCCGAAACCACCGCCCAGATATGGCGCGCTTCCCATCTGCCAGAACAGCCAGTTCATCGCCTCGGTCCGCGCGCGCGGCTCCTCGGGCAGGAACGCCCCGAACCGCTCCGCCAAATACAGCAGGATCGACCCGCTCTCGAACACCCGCTGCGGCGCGTCGCCAGAGTTATCGAGCAGCGCGGGGATTTTCGAATTCGGATTGATCTCAACGAATTCACTGCCGAACTGATCGCCTTCACCGATATTGATCAGCCACGCATCATATTCGGCCGCCTCATGCCCAGCGGCGAGCAGTTCCTCCAGCATGACTGTGACCTTCACCCCGTTCGGGGTCGCCAGCGAATAGAGCTGGAACGGATGCGCCCCTTTCGGCAGCTCCGCGTCATGCGTCGCACCTGCGATCGGCCGGTTGATCTGCGCGAACTTGCCGCCATTCGCGCCGGTCCATGTCCAAACCTTCGGCGGTGTGTAGCTGTTTGCTGCGGTCGGTTGTGTCATCGCGGGCCTCTTTTGGTTACTTCAACCCACCACCTAATCGCGCAGGCCCACCCAACAAGCCGCCCCGAAGGACACCTCATTGTGATCAGAAGTATAGCCATTATAATGATTTTAAATCAGGTGCTTAACACCCCGCGCGCTTGCGCACAGCAGCCGTGCGCTGGCGCATCCCCTCCGCGTTGCCACGGCCCCGCCCGCAACCGCTGCCTCCGGCGATCCTACCCAGCCAACACCCCAATCCGCAGCATCGCTTTGCCCTTCGGTGAAACTCCAATCGACCCCTGAAGCCAACAGCACCCTCCTCCCACGCCGAGTTCGCAGACAGACACCAGATGTCGGGATCAGAAGTGGACAGAGCGCACGGCTTCCGCCAATATCGCCTCGAAACAGGAGGGTTCCATGCGCAAATTCCTTGTCGTTCTCGACGACAGCCGCGAATGCCTGAACGCCATGCGCTTCGCTGCCATGCGCGCCGCCAACACGGGCGGCGGTGTCTGCATCCTCTCGGTGATTCCCCCCGACGAATTCAACCACTGGATCGGCGTCGGTGAGATCATGCGCGAAGAAGCCCGCGAACGCATCCACGCCCATTTCGAGGTTTTCGCCAAATGGATGCGCGACCGGCAAAATGTGGATCCCGAGCTGGTCATCCGCGAAGGCGAGCCGGTACCCGAAATCCTCAATCATGTGCGCGAAGATGGCGAGATCGGCGTTTTGGTCCTCGGTGCCGGCGTTGATAAGAAAGGCCCAGGCCCACTTGTCACCCAACTCACCCGCGCGTCCGGCTCGCTGCCGATCCCGATCACCATCGTTCCGGGCGACATTTCCAAAGAACGCCTCGAAGAGATCACC is a genomic window containing:
- a CDS encoding universal stress protein, producing MRKFLVVLDDSRECLNAMRFAAMRAANTGGGVCILSVIPPDEFNHWIGVGEIMREEARERIHAHFEVFAKWMRDRQNVDPELVIREGEPVPEILNHVREDGEIGVLVLGAGVDKKGPGPLVTQLTRASGSLPIPITIVPGDISKERLEEIT
- the yghU gene encoding glutathione-dependent disulfide-bond oxidoreductase, translated to MTQPTAANSYTPPKVWTWTGANGGKFAQINRPIAGATHDAELPKGAHPFQLYSLATPNGVKVTVMLEELLAAGHEAAEYDAWLINIGEGDQFGSEFVEINPNSKIPALLDNSGDAPQRVFESGSILLYLAERFGAFLPEEPRARTEAMNWLFWQMGSAPYLGGGFGHFYAYAPEKFEYAINRFTMEAKRQLDVLDRHLADHRYMAGDSYSIADIAIWSWYGQLVLGRLYDAAEFLDVASYTHVMRWAKEIDARPAVQRGLMVNRVWGPEETQLRERHSAADFETRVAPRDVDAA